Proteins encoded together in one Methanobacterium bryantii window:
- a CDS encoding PRC-barrel domain-containing protein gives MRVVEEIVGKEVLDSSATIIGKVKDIEVNLGTKRIEAIVVGKGGISESIGISKEENVIPYDMVKQIGDKILLKEYIDEPGLETQELGL, from the coding sequence ATGAGAGTAGTGGAAGAAATTGTGGGAAAAGAAGTTTTAGATAGTTCTGCAACTATAATTGGAAAAGTAAAGGATATTGAAGTTAATTTAGGTACCAAAAGAATAGAAGCAATTGTAGTTGGAAAAGGGGGCATTTCAGAAAGCATAGGCATATCTAAAGAAGAAAATGTCATACCTTATGATATGGTTAAACAAATAGGAGACAAAATACTCCTTAAAGAGTATATAGATGAGCCAGGGTTAGAAACACAAGAATTAGGCCTATAA
- a CDS encoding orotate phosphoribosyltransferase, protein MELVGICSVCGKAGKMHSCPLCGSIVCKSCYDVSKGICKRCARNPGKMIK, encoded by the coding sequence TTGGAACTGGTTGGAATCTGCAGTGTTTGTGGAAAAGCAGGTAAAATGCATAGCTGCCCTTTATGTGGAAGTATAGTCTGTAAAAGCTGCTATGATGTTTCAAAAGGCATATGTAAGCGGTGCGCAAGAAACCCTGGAAAAATGATTAAATAA
- the pyrE gene encoding orotate phosphoribosyltransferase, giving the protein MNNEKKKLIALLKAEEVIKFGKFTLASGKESDYYVNMKMAITNPKILKQVAKIVASQIIDDKIDKIAGPALGAVPIATSISLESSIPMLMIRKAKKGYGTAKLIEGELVEGDSVVVVEDVTTTGGSLIKAIKAIEENGGIVKKAIVIVDRAEGAVENLKKEGINLEPLISINDFQ; this is encoded by the coding sequence ATGAATAACGAAAAAAAGAAACTTATAGCCCTTTTAAAGGCAGAGGAAGTTATCAAGTTTGGTAAATTTACACTGGCTTCTGGAAAAGAAAGCGACTACTATGTAAACATGAAAATGGCCATTACAAACCCCAAAATCCTAAAACAGGTTGCAAAAATTGTAGCAAGCCAGATAATTGATGATAAAATAGATAAAATTGCAGGCCCTGCTTTGGGAGCTGTACCTATAGCAACATCCATATCCCTTGAGTCATCCATCCCCATGCTTATGATAAGAAAAGCCAAAAAAGGCTACGGTACTGCAAAACTCATAGAAGGTGAACTTGTTGAAGGAGATTCAGTTGTTGTGGTTGAAGATGTAACTACAACCGGAGGATCTCTCATTAAAGCTATTAAAGCCATTGAAGAAAACGGCGGAATAGTTAAAAAAGCAATTGTAATTGTTGACAGGGCGGAAGGTGCCGTTGAAAATCTTAAAAAAGAAGGCATTAATTTAGAACCTTTAATTTCAATAAATGATTTTCAATAA
- a CDS encoding MogA/MoaB family molybdenum cofactor biosynthesis protein yields MKSESMKEHKKLAPKSVNGAVITLSDSKYDDFLLHENSDVSGSLIKDALGEQHNLVFYSVIPDNAGLLVSTIDHIIENYDVDVIITTGGTGIGPRDITIETLKQMFTKELNGFGEIFRYESYKELGTGAILSRATAGVYKSKLVISLPGSPNAVGLGLKIVMPELGHLVKHLRD; encoded by the coding sequence ATGAAAAGTGAAAGTATGAAGGAGCATAAAAAATTAGCACCAAAATCTGTAAATGGCGCGGTTATAACCTTAAGTGACTCTAAATATGATGATTTTTTATTGCATGAGAACAGTGATGTATCTGGAAGTTTAATAAAGGATGCTTTAGGTGAACAACATAATCTTGTTTTTTATTCGGTAATACCTGATAATGCTGGGCTTTTAGTCTCAACTATAGATCATATAATCGAAAATTATGATGTTGATGTTATCATAACCACAGGAGGAACGGGAATAGGTCCTCGAGATATAACGATTGAAACATTAAAACAAATGTTTACTAAAGAATTAAATGGATTTGGAGAAATATTCCGGTACGAGTCGTATAAAGAACTTGGAACGGGGGCAATTTTAAGCAGGGCAACAGCAGGGGTTTATAAAAGTAAATTAGTGATATCTCTTCCAGGATCTCCAAATGCGGTAGGTTTGGGCTTAAAAATAGTAATGCCTGAGCTGGGACATCTTGTCAAGCATTTAAGAGATTGA
- a CDS encoding PIN domain-containing protein: protein MQKKIYVLDASAIIGGFYSKSYANFTTSGAILEIKDLKSKILLQSALENGHIKVDEPDPEDTEEINQIITSSGDILRLSDVDRGIVALAFKFKRNGFKPIVVTDDYSMQNTLKTIRIDYQSVLTPGIKEIINWVKICKGCKKRYPSDYKFEECEICGSPVFRKRVKAVK, encoded by the coding sequence ATGCAAAAAAAGATTTACGTTTTGGACGCGTCTGCAATAATAGGGGGTTTTTATTCAAAAAGTTATGCTAATTTTACCACAAGCGGTGCTATTTTAGAAATTAAAGACTTAAAATCAAAAATATTACTGCAGTCTGCCCTAGAAAATGGACATATTAAAGTAGATGAACCTGATCCTGAAGATACAGAAGAAATTAACCAGATTATCACATCTTCAGGTGATATCCTACGGCTTTCTGATGTTGATAGAGGTATCGTAGCACTTGCATTTAAATTCAAAAGAAATGGATTTAAACCAATTGTTGTAACAGATGATTACTCCATGCAAAACACCCTTAAGACCATTAGAATTGATTATCAAAGCGTTTTAACCCCTGGAATAAAAGAAATTATCAATTGGGTCAAGATCTGCAAGGGCTGTAAAAAAAGATATCCATCAGACTATAAATTTGAAGAATGTGAAATATGTGGATCGCCTGTTTTTAGAAAGAGAGTAAAGGCTGTTAAATAA
- a CDS encoding DUF2117 domain-containing protein, translating to MKIGVVVHGPYIVDSGYAKKILNLLQDYGDVKARLGGTMGRTAVYDAGLEDKIDISQKLFPSESIEKFVHNCDVIFLINYGKSSVTGHAFGFKVWSRCENVPPLIQIERPGEVDGSVIAWDSSLSEFANQIAERLCLKVVDAEEIKNELVKSEVTQTRRKVAGVSPNENIFVNGLVIGKSTSCDVTLVAEDGIITEIIGGALKKHGVEKLGRVDLTKVVIKTGLLRRSKVTPRVAEKPKTGDKFNVAFLNHAAEDIYKLKDADIVVTVGDDTTLVAGDILYRFGVPIIGITDGDIDKVVEKGFKNSKSLIIELESGHDDIIGQKIFRELFNEEEIIETENIESFKNEILQIINNNTTCFKIKEN from the coding sequence ATGAAAATTGGTGTAGTTGTGCATGGACCCTATATAGTTGATTCAGGTTATGCCAAGAAAATTTTGAACTTACTTCAAGATTATGGAGATGTAAAGGCACGGCTTGGAGGAACAATGGGTAGAACTGCAGTATATGATGCAGGACTTGAGGATAAGATAGACATAAGTCAAAAATTGTTTCCAAGCGAATCTATTGAAAAATTTGTTCATAATTGCGATGTTATATTTTTAATAAACTATGGAAAATCCAGCGTAACTGGCCATGCATTCGGATTTAAAGTTTGGAGCAGATGTGAAAACGTTCCTCCTTTAATTCAAATTGAAAGGCCAGGTGAAGTGGATGGAAGCGTAATAGCATGGGATAGTTCATTAAGTGAATTTGCAAATCAAATAGCAGAGAGATTATGCTTAAAAGTTGTTGACGCGGAAGAAATAAAGAATGAATTGGTGAAAAGTGAAGTCACACAAACTCGCAGAAAGGTTGCAGGCGTATCTCCTAATGAAAATATATTTGTAAATGGGCTTGTCATTGGTAAATCAACTTCATGTGACGTTACTTTAGTTGCAGAAGATGGGATTATAACTGAAATAATTGGAGGGGCCCTTAAAAAACACGGGGTCGAAAAACTCGGCAGAGTTGATTTAACCAAAGTAGTGATAAAAACAGGGCTGCTTAGAAGATCCAAAGTCACTCCAAGAGTTGCTGAAAAGCCCAAAACTGGAGATAAATTTAATGTAGCCTTTTTAAATCATGCTGCAGAAGATATTTACAAACTAAAAGACGCGGATATCGTTGTAACAGTTGGAGATGATACTACTCTTGTTGCAGGTGATATTCTTTATAGATTTGGAGTTCCTATAATTGGAATTACCGATGGGGATATTGATAAAGTGGTGGAAAAAGGGTTTAAAAATAGCAAATCCTTAATAATAGAACTTGAAAGTGGTCATGATGATATCATTGGCCAAAAAATCTTCCGTGAGCTCTTCAATGAAGAAGAAATCATAGAAACAGAAAATATCGAAAGTTTTAAAAATGAAATACTACAGATTATAAATAATAACACCACTTGCTTTAAAATAAAAGAAAACTGA
- a CDS encoding methanogenesis marker 2 protein, which translates to MDLNSLIDSIKNFEGITRKNSINHIANILKDTYNIAGNTILSFGDDASAIEIGNEKLALLAADGMWGKLMEADPRWAGYCSVLVNVNDIAAMGGRPIGMTNVISTKDKKICNEIMEGINEGVKKFGVPMVGGHLHPDTPYNALDVSITGIVNKDDVITSCDANIGDKVIIAIDIDGKLHPQFDLNWDTTTMKSDELVQAQIEVMNKIGSEKLVTAGKDISNPGTLGTLGMLLEASGVGATIELEKIPRNESIEWEQWLKLYPGAGFVLTSESNKVDRCIELLEEVNITASVTGEIIEDKKLYVTHEDQEAVLFDFQKDKITGVKEERS; encoded by the coding sequence GTGGATTTAAACTCTCTCATTGATTCTATAAAAAATTTTGAAGGAATTACACGAAAAAATTCCATAAATCATATTGCAAATATTTTAAAAGATACATATAATATTGCTGGAAATACTATTTTAAGCTTTGGCGACGACGCATCTGCCATAGAAATAGGAAATGAAAAATTAGCTCTTCTTGCAGCCGATGGAATGTGGGGAAAACTTATGGAAGCTGATCCACGCTGGGCTGGTTACTGTTCAGTTTTAGTTAACGTGAATGATATTGCTGCTATGGGCGGAAGACCAATTGGTATGACCAATGTTATTTCTACAAAAGACAAAAAAATATGCAATGAAATTATGGAAGGTATTAATGAAGGAGTTAAAAAGTTTGGAGTTCCTATGGTAGGGGGCCATTTACATCCAGATACACCATACAATGCTTTAGATGTGTCTATTACAGGGATAGTAAATAAAGATGATGTTATTACAAGTTGTGATGCTAACATAGGCGACAAGGTTATAATTGCAATTGATATAGATGGAAAACTGCATCCACAATTCGATCTTAACTGGGATACAACCACAATGAAAAGTGATGAACTTGTACAGGCCCAGATTGAAGTTATGAATAAAATAGGCAGTGAAAAACTGGTAACTGCAGGTAAAGATATAAGCAATCCCGGAACTTTAGGTACACTTGGAATGCTACTTGAAGCGTCAGGTGTAGGTGCAACCATCGAACTTGAAAAGATCCCGCGAAATGAAAGTATAGAATGGGAGCAATGGCTTAAATTATACCCTGGAGCAGGTTTTGTCCTTACTTCAGAAAGCAACAAAGTGGACAGGTGTATTGAACTACTTGAAGAAGTTAATATAACAGCTTCAGTCACTGGAGAAATTATTGAAGATAAAAAGCTTTATGTGACTCATGAAGATCAGGAAGCAGTCTTATTTGACTTCCAAAAGGATAAAATAACTGGTGTTAAAGAGGAACGATCATAA